One part of the Candidatus Borreliella tachyglossi genome encodes these proteins:
- a CDS encoding MinD/ParA family protein, translating to MKDQAQSLRDIMRLNNKANFVIDDKIQNNRTRFIAVTSGKGGVGKSNIAVGLALKYANLGKKVLVFDADIGMANINILLGVIPKYNIYHMIMQGRDIKEVITKTEYNIDLLAGASGTTELLDLSDAEMNQFIKELLKVYEYDIVIIDTSAGISRQVISFLFSSDDVVIVTTPEPTSITDAYGIIKVLSHRMENLKNLRLVVNRVASVSEGRGVAKKVIDISSQFLNLNIDYLGYVYEDQNIRNSVFKQRPFILLNPNSKASYCLDSIVATLEEVSLDNKRRRGVIGFISKFFGME from the coding sequence ATGAAAGATCAAGCTCAAAGTTTGCGCGATATTATGAGATTGAATAATAAGGCTAATTTTGTCATTGATGATAAAATTCAAAACAATAGGACTAGATTTATTGCTGTTACTAGTGGTAAGGGTGGAGTTGGTAAGAGCAATATAGCTGTAGGGCTTGCTCTTAAATATGCGAATCTTGGTAAGAAAGTTTTGGTTTTTGATGCAGATATTGGGATGGCTAACATAAATATTTTGCTTGGGGTTATTCCAAAGTACAATATTTATCACATGATTATGCAAGGGAGGGACATTAAGGAAGTAATAACAAAGACAGAATATAATATTGATCTTTTGGCTGGTGCTTCTGGGACAACAGAGCTTTTGGATCTATCAGATGCTGAGATGAATCAGTTTATCAAGGAATTATTAAAAGTTTATGAATATGATATAGTTATCATAGACACTAGTGCTGGAATTTCAAGGCAGGTTATTTCATTTTTGTTTTCTAGTGATGATGTCGTTATTGTTACAACTCCGGAACCTACCTCTATAACGGATGCTTATGGTATAATTAAGGTTTTATCTCACCGGATGGAAAATTTAAAAAATTTAAGACTTGTTGTTAATAGGGTAGCTAGTGTAAGTGAGGGAAGAGGAGTTGCTAAGAAGGTTATTGATATATCAAGCCAGTTCTTGAATTTAAACATTGATTATTTGGGGTATGTTTATGAAGATCAGAATATTAGAAATTCTGTTTTTAAGCAAAGGCCTTTTATTTTATTAAATCCTAATAGTAAGGCCAGTTATTGTCTTGATTCTATTGTAGCTACTCTTGAAGAAGTTTCCTTGGACAATAAAAGACGCAGGGGTGTAATAGGATTTATATCTAAATTTTTTGGAATGGAATAG
- a CDS encoding Hsp70 family protein codes for MKRWIGIDLGTTNTVATYFDTNSRVILNDRGERITPSVVSFTDSGVIIGSAAKHQMLVNPDKTFYNFKVNIGTGISYKVGSRSYRAEDIASYLLLNIKKNAEKFLETEVRDVVITVPAYFSEVQRRGVVEAASLAGLDCREILNEPTAAALYYAFEKQIDGLFLVYDLGGGTFDVTLLENQNDTYTVLSIKGENKLGGNDFNHVIEKHVLSNFKIEYIDIDLEDIVLLEQIRERIEEAKKNLSIMDEVNIVLPFLDGKHLNYTLRRDDFNFMIREFIDKTINLTNECITDAGIDLERISKIILSGGSTRIPYVKQRLKEAFPKVEVLDSLNQDEVVASGAGIQAFSLSNDRSLVEFRDVTPYSLGIETRNDGFFVLIERNTPLPVCERKIVTTTNDYQEEIEVHVLQGEYKRASLNYSIGRLFFSSIQKVLKGIPKIEILFSLDESGILSVSAIDLDTNASRSIEIRITSASDNRMHRDGVVKFLEGIDSSGVAEDEIELFEESILDEID; via the coding sequence ATGAAAAGGTGGATAGGCATAGATCTTGGAACTACAAATACTGTAGCAACTTATTTTGACACTAATTCTAGAGTGATATTAAATGATAGAGGCGAGAGAATTACACCTTCTGTTGTGTCTTTTACAGATTCTGGTGTCATTATCGGTAGTGCTGCTAAACATCAGATGTTAGTAAATCCAGATAAAACTTTTTATAACTTTAAAGTTAATATAGGTACTGGAATTTCTTATAAGGTAGGCAGTAGGTCATATAGAGCTGAGGATATTGCTTCTTATTTACTTTTAAATATTAAAAAAAATGCTGAGAAATTTTTGGAAACAGAGGTGCGTGATGTTGTTATAACTGTTCCTGCTTATTTCTCTGAAGTGCAAAGAAGAGGAGTGGTAGAAGCTGCAAGTCTTGCTGGATTAGATTGTCGGGAAATACTTAATGAGCCAACAGCAGCAGCTTTATATTATGCTTTTGAAAAGCAAATAGATGGTTTGTTCTTGGTGTATGATCTTGGTGGCGGAACTTTTGATGTTACTCTTTTAGAAAACCAAAATGACACTTACACTGTGCTATCAATCAAGGGTGAGAATAAACTTGGCGGGAATGATTTTAATCATGTCATAGAAAAGCATGTTTTAAGCAATTTTAAAATAGAGTACATTGATATTGATTTAGAGGATATTGTTCTTCTTGAGCAAATAAGAGAGAGGATTGAGGAAGCTAAAAAGAATTTGTCTATTATGGATGAGGTTAATATTGTATTGCCTTTTCTTGATGGGAAACATTTAAATTATACTCTCAGAAGAGATGATTTTAATTTTATGATAAGGGAATTTATAGATAAGACTATTAATCTTACGAACGAGTGCATCACTGATGCGGGGATTGACCTTGAGAGGATCTCAAAAATAATACTCTCAGGAGGTTCGACAAGGATTCCCTATGTTAAGCAGAGGTTAAAAGAGGCTTTTCCTAAGGTTGAGGTGCTAGATTCCCTAAATCAAGATGAAGTCGTTGCGAGTGGAGCGGGAATTCAGGCTTTTAGTCTTTCAAACGATAGATCCCTTGTTGAATTTAGAGATGTAACACCTTATTCTCTTGGTATTGAAACTCGCAATGATGGGTTTTTTGTATTAATTGAGAGGAATACTCCACTACCAGTTTGCGAGAGGAAGATAGTTACAACAACTAACGATTATCAAGAAGAGATTGAAGTGCATGTACTTCAGGGCGAATATAAAAGGGCTTCCCTAAATTATTCTATAGGTAGGCTTTTCTTTAGTAGTATACAGAAAGTTTTAAAAGGTATTCCAAAGATAGAAATACTTTTTAGTTTGGATGAAAGTGGTATTTTAAGTGTTTCTGCAATTGATTTAGATACTAATGCTTCTAGATCAATTGAAATAAGAATCACAAGTGCTTCTGACAATAGAATGCACAGAGATGGCGTTGTTAAATTTTTAGAAGGCATTGACTCTAGTGGAGTAGCAGAGGATGAAATTGAATTATTTGAGGAATCTATTTTAGATGAGATAGATTAG
- the lepB gene encoding signal peptidase I: MIKIYKHDIASVFLASLLMLTIIDIFLSFHLVKGSSMLPILLEKNWIISNNLAYGIRLNGKEKYILLWVTPKKNDIIIIKDPITNKISVKKIFAIPGENFIKLQKNIIRVANLNFNIDEKHLQKLQNTSIPNNYYLVIGENRQVSLDSRDYGFIDINNIVGKIIYRL; encoded by the coding sequence ATGATCAAAATTTACAAACATGATATAGCATCTGTTTTCCTAGCTTCGCTACTAATGCTAACAATTATCGATATATTTCTATCTTTTCACTTAGTAAAAGGTTCTTCAATGTTACCAATACTTTTAGAAAAAAATTGGATAATAAGCAATAACTTAGCTTATGGAATAAGACTAAACGGCAAAGAAAAATATATATTGCTATGGGTCACACCTAAAAAAAATGATATAATAATTATTAAAGACCCTATCACAAACAAGATATCTGTTAAAAAAATTTTTGCCATACCAGGAGAAAACTTTATAAAGTTACAAAAAAATATAATACGCGTAGCCAATTTAAACTTTAACATAGATGAAAAACATCTGCAAAAATTACAAAACACATCAATTCCAAATAATTATTACCTAGTAATAGGAGAAAATAGACAAGTCTCTCTCGATTCAAGAGACTATGGGTTCATAGACATTAATAATATAGTTGGCAAAATAATATATAGACTCTAA
- the flhB gene encoding flagellar biosynthesis protein FlhB: MNDQKAFLNKKWYIPLNFFASEDEGRTELPTEQKKHKAREEGQVLKSNEINSAVSLFILFAVFFFMLSYFARDLVSVFTEQASKLPKVMSISIYSLSFAYIRPMLGYMIVFFLISFVVNFFINVIQVGFLITFKPIVPKWERVSPNFSKWIRNSFGSSEAFFNLFKSLSKVAIISLIYYVMLKSNIGKVSKISEYSLEGGISIILSVAYKICFFSIIVLVIISILDYAFQRTRYIENLKMTKEEVKQERKEMEGDPLLRSRMRERMRQILSANLRVTVPQADIVITNPEHFAVAIKWDSNTMWAPRVLAKGQDEIAFIIKQIARESSIPVIENKPLARDLYANVEVNEEIPREYWEIVSKILVKVYSITKNFIRG; the protein is encoded by the coding sequence ATGAATGATCAAAAAGCATTCTTAAATAAAAAATGGTATATCCCTCTTAATTTTTTTGCATCAGAGGATGAGGGGCGAACTGAACTTCCTACTGAGCAAAAGAAGCATAAAGCAAGAGAAGAGGGACAAGTATTAAAATCAAATGAGATCAACTCAGCAGTTAGTCTTTTCATATTATTTGCTGTATTCTTCTTTATGTTATCTTATTTTGCACGAGATTTGGTAAGTGTTTTTACGGAACAGGCTAGCAAGCTTCCAAAGGTAATGTCTATTAGTATTTATTCATTAAGTTTCGCATATATTAGGCCGATGCTTGGATATATGATTGTATTTTTTTTAATATCATTTGTGGTTAATTTTTTTATTAATGTTATTCAAGTTGGTTTTCTGATTACTTTTAAGCCTATAGTACCCAAGTGGGAACGCGTAAGTCCAAATTTTTCAAAGTGGATAAGAAATTCATTTGGCTCATCTGAAGCTTTTTTTAATTTGTTTAAAAGTTTATCAAAAGTTGCTATAATATCTTTGATATATTACGTTATGCTAAAAAGCAATATAGGTAAAGTCTCAAAGATATCTGAGTATAGCCTTGAGGGAGGCATTTCTATTATATTGAGTGTTGCTTATAAAATATGCTTTTTTTCAATAATAGTGTTAGTGATTATTAGTATATTGGATTATGCTTTTCAGAGGACTCGTTATATTGAGAATTTGAAAATGACAAAAGAAGAGGTGAAGCAGGAGAGAAAGGAAATGGAGGGGGATCCCCTACTTCGTTCTAGGATGAGAGAACGAATGAGGCAGATTTTAAGTGCTAATTTGAGGGTAACGGTTCCTCAGGCGGATATAGTAATTACGAATCCAGAGCATTTTGCCGTTGCTATCAAGTGGGATAGTAATACGATGTGGGCACCAAGGGTGCTTGCAAAAGGGCAAGATGAAATCGCATTTATAATTAAACAAATTGCAAGGGAGAGTAGTATTCCTGTGATAGAGAATAAACCACTTGCGAGAGATCTTTATGCTAATGTTGAAGTTAATGAGGAGATTCCAAGAGAGTATTGGGAGATTGTTTCAAAAATTCTTGTGAAGGTGTATTCTATTACTAAAAATTTTATTAGAGGTTGA
- the flhF gene encoding flagellar biosynthesis protein FlhF, translating into MVQYFTERGPTYNEVIETIKKKYGKNARVMTYKTIAHGGIFGLFSRDWIEVSGYVRYDIGQQQINVEEEKRKILQSIKKEESSSIEDVLKEVKSLKSELAHKKEEINHPTILKIEDILRDNDFSENYIRDVNDFIKKEFSLSGLDDYDQVRDSVIVYIAKTIKCSGSLIDNLKKRILILVGPTGVGKTTTIAKLAAIYGINSDTKSLNIKIITIDNYRIGAKKQIQTYGDIMGIPVKAIESFKDLKEEITHSKDFDLVLIDTIGKSPKDFMKLAEMKELLNACGRDAEFHLAVSSTTKTADIKEIFHQFSPFNYKTVIFTKLDETTCVGNLISLIHEMRKEVSYITDGQVVPHNISVAEPLTFIKKINGYRISDDIEFIRRIKSKSYY; encoded by the coding sequence ATGGTTCAGTATTTTACAGAAAGAGGCCCAACCTATAATGAGGTCATAGAAACTATTAAAAAAAAATATGGAAAGAATGCTAGAGTCATGACTTATAAGACCATAGCCCATGGAGGAATATTTGGATTATTTAGTAGAGATTGGATTGAGGTTTCAGGTTATGTTAGATATGACATTGGGCAACAGCAAATAAACGTTGAAGAGGAGAAGCGTAAAATTCTTCAGAGCATTAAGAAAGAAGAGAGCTCTTCAATTGAGGATGTGCTTAAGGAAGTTAAATCCCTTAAGAGTGAACTTGCGCATAAAAAGGAAGAAATTAATCATCCAACAATTTTAAAAATAGAAGACATTCTGCGTGATAATGATTTTTCTGAAAATTATATTAGAGACGTTAACGATTTTATTAAGAAAGAGTTTAGTTTGTCAGGTCTTGATGATTATGATCAAGTTAGGGATAGTGTTATAGTATATATTGCTAAGACTATTAAATGCTCAGGCTCTCTTATTGATAATCTTAAGAAAAGAATTTTGATTTTAGTTGGACCTACGGGAGTTGGAAAGACAACTACAATTGCAAAGCTTGCAGCAATTTATGGCATTAATAGTGATACTAAGAGTTTAAATATTAAGATTATTACCATTGATAACTATCGCATAGGAGCTAAGAAGCAAATTCAAACTTATGGAGATATTATGGGAATTCCTGTTAAGGCAATTGAGTCTTTTAAGGATTTAAAGGAAGAGATTACGCATTCAAAGGATTTTGATCTTGTTTTAATTGATACGATTGGTAAAAGCCCTAAGGATTTCATGAAACTTGCTGAGATGAAGGAACTATTGAATGCATGTGGTCGCGATGCTGAATTCCACTTGGCTGTAAGTTCTACTACAAAGACAGCAGATATTAAGGAAATATTTCATCAATTTTCTCCTTTTAATTATAAGACTGTGATTTTTACAAAACTAGATGAGACAACATGTGTTGGAAATTTAATAAGTTTGATTCATGAAATGAGAAAGGAAGTTTCCTATATTACTGATGGACAAGTTGTTCCTCATAATATTAGCGTTGCGGAACCGCTCACCTTTATAAAGAAAATCAATGGATATAGAATAAGTGACGATATTGAATTCATCCGAAGAATCAAAAGTAAATCTTATTATTAA
- a CDS encoding FapA family protein — MPSSINFSDFCNDMKDYLERENNVNLIEVEADTLEEALNDASLELSIPYKDLDYEVLERGSNGILGYGKRKWRIIAYSNSYAKFGISDVFSSKEGDDEVLSLDGKFFVRKAAKGVFLKVVGPKGYGIAVNPQDVMDSLYLCNGIKDLNKDFIQSVVENANGKYEQVAAFDADPSESVTMMVQISEDSMSVTIEFTGPGPNGSEILERDIHNMLKKYGISDRAFLQDRIEEFVDFPFYGEPVEMARGVKPVKGRDSYINFIFEKQHSSDHDTLGSGFRNVNEGDTLAEIIPFSKGVNGYTVFGKILEADDGKDLEFVLGENTFRDKTRIIAKCDGYMSVVSGVISVHDVYVVEGDVGPGTGNIVNNSMVIVKGNVLDGYNIIAKSGIEVNGLVGRCNLRTEGSIVLRSGANGKGYSEIYSKGDIKSKFLENINIRCEGNVEVVRGIVNSSVSCKSKVLCLGKKSKIVGSKIHAREEIRAYSIGSEGNAETVAAVGYDPEIKDLLSKFTEYLVKIEKRLEVLTKDISVLKKSISHTTDKAEKSLKIDSCNEFINERNILILEIKMVKDKQQSLQDALEYSKVDGKIFVEYKAYAGVKMHIKDAYYELSKDYNNVTFVEDDNIIKTVAYIPFKSK, encoded by the coding sequence ATGCCTAGTAGTATCAATTTTTCCGATTTTTGTAATGATATGAAGGATTATCTAGAAAGAGAGAATAATGTTAATTTAATAGAGGTGGAAGCAGATACTTTAGAGGAAGCTTTAAATGACGCTTCTTTAGAGCTTTCAATTCCTTATAAAGATTTAGATTATGAGGTACTGGAGAGAGGAAGTAATGGGATATTGGGGTACGGTAAGAGAAAATGGAGGATAATTGCTTATAGTAATTCTTATGCAAAATTTGGTATTTCTGATGTTTTCAGTTCAAAAGAAGGAGACGATGAAGTTTTATCATTAGATGGCAAGTTTTTTGTCAGAAAGGCTGCCAAGGGTGTGTTTTTAAAGGTTGTTGGTCCTAAGGGATATGGAATTGCTGTTAATCCTCAAGATGTAATGGATAGTTTATATTTGTGCAATGGCATTAAGGATTTAAATAAAGATTTTATTCAATCTGTAGTTGAGAATGCCAATGGCAAGTATGAACAAGTAGCTGCTTTTGATGCTGATCCATCTGAAAGTGTGACTATGATGGTTCAGATATCAGAAGATTCAATGTCCGTCACTATTGAATTTACTGGCCCTGGGCCTAATGGTTCTGAGATTCTGGAAAGAGATATTCATAATATGCTTAAAAAATATGGTATATCAGATCGAGCATTTCTTCAGGACAGAATAGAAGAGTTTGTAGATTTTCCTTTTTATGGTGAGCCAGTTGAAATGGCAAGAGGAGTAAAGCCTGTTAAGGGAAGGGATTCATATATTAATTTTATTTTTGAAAAGCAGCATTCCAGCGATCATGATACTTTGGGTTCTGGATTTAGAAATGTTAATGAAGGAGATACGTTAGCGGAAATTATACCCTTTTCAAAAGGTGTTAATGGATATACTGTTTTTGGGAAAATATTGGAAGCAGATGATGGTAAAGATCTGGAATTTGTTTTAGGAGAGAATACTTTCAGAGACAAGACTAGAATTATTGCAAAGTGTGATGGATATATGTCTGTTGTAAGTGGTGTGATTTCTGTTCATGATGTTTATGTTGTTGAGGGTGATGTTGGGCCTGGAACTGGGAATATAGTAAATAATAGTATGGTAATTGTTAAGGGGAATGTTTTAGATGGGTATAATATTATAGCTAAGAGTGGGATAGAGGTGAATGGCCTTGTTGGTAGATGTAATTTAAGAACGGAGGGATCCATTGTGCTTCGAAGTGGAGCTAATGGAAAGGGTTATTCAGAGATTTATTCAAAGGGCGATATTAAGTCTAAATTTTTAGAAAATATTAATATAAGATGTGAAGGTAATGTTGAGGTTGTGAGAGGAATTGTTAATTCTTCAGTGTCTTGCAAAAGCAAGGTTCTTTGTCTTGGAAAGAAGTCTAAGATAGTTGGTTCTAAGATTCATGCAAGAGAGGAGATTCGGGCTTATTCTATTGGGTCTGAAGGTAATGCTGAGACTGTTGCTGCTGTTGGATATGATCCTGAAATAAAAGATTTGTTGTCTAAATTTACTGAGTATCTTGTAAAAATTGAGAAACGGTTGGAAGTTTTAACAAAAGATATTTCTGTTTTAAAGAAGAGTATTTCACATACTACTGACAAGGCTGAGAAGTCTTTAAAAATAGACAGCTGTAACGAGTTTATTAATGAGAGGAACATTCTAATTTTGGAAATAAAAATGGTCAAAGATAAGCAACAAAGTTTGCAAGATGCTCTTGAATATAGTAAAGTTGATGGCAAGATTTTTGTTGAGTATAAGGCTTATGCTGGAGTTAAAATGCATATTAAGGATGCTTATTATGAGCTTTCAAAGGATTATAATAATGTCACTTTTGTAGAAGATGACAATATTATTAAGACAGTGGCTTATATACCTTTTAAGTCTAAGTAG
- a CDS encoding peptidoglycan DD-metalloendopeptidase family protein — MIISKKDQNVAKRNRNFLFDGKTKGGDLELKDFSKVRNHHRKKRTKFSRFINFLKKPFCVIKLLVLNLVKFKTITIDHYKYKYSYKNVGLKDYNSSLDYNVIFGFNAIIFVLILVFYLDIFSYYGSYIFLNRLRFPKDYFIDTFLYYSDQDLSQINNYIFGSNIDNYDSLKKPFILNVVEHKIKPGETLSHIASKYSITSETLISYNNIKDVRNIRPNLVISVPNMKGILYTVERNDSLSTIANKYNISKVDILDANNLDNEVLALGQKLFIPGGRMPKEMLRDALGETFLFPTQGIITSGYGYRPDPFTRVISFHNGIDIANVANTPILAAKEGIVVTAGFNAGGYGKYIVISHNHGFQTLYAHLSSFAVKVGQKVSRGQVIGRMGSTGYSTGNHLHFTIFKDGKTENPMKYLK; from the coding sequence ATGATTATATCAAAAAAGGATCAGAATGTAGCAAAAAGAAATAGAAATTTTTTATTTGATGGTAAGACTAAAGGAGGTGATCTTGAATTAAAAGATTTTAGTAAAGTTCGTAATCATCATAGAAAAAAAAGAACTAAGTTTTCTCGATTTATCAATTTTCTTAAAAAACCTTTTTGTGTAATTAAATTATTAGTTTTAAATTTAGTTAAGTTTAAAACAATAACCATTGATCATTATAAGTATAAGTATTCTTATAAGAATGTTGGACTTAAAGATTATAATAGTAGTCTAGATTACAATGTTATTTTTGGATTTAATGCAATAATATTTGTTTTGATATTAGTATTTTACTTGGATATTTTTTCATATTATGGTTCGTATATTTTCCTAAATAGATTGAGATTTCCTAAAGATTATTTTATTGATACTTTTTTGTACTATAGTGATCAGGATTTAAGTCAGATCAATAATTATATATTTGGATCAAATATAGATAATTATGATTCATTAAAGAAACCTTTTATTTTAAATGTAGTTGAGCATAAAATTAAGCCAGGAGAGACGCTTTCTCATATTGCGTCTAAGTATAGTATAACAAGTGAAACTTTAATCTCTTATAATAATATTAAAGATGTTAGAAATATTAGGCCTAATTTAGTTATTAGTGTCCCTAATATGAAGGGAATCCTTTATACCGTTGAGAGGAATGATTCTCTCTCAACTATTGCAAATAAGTATAACATTTCCAAAGTAGATATTCTTGATGCTAATAATCTTGATAACGAAGTTCTTGCTTTGGGTCAAAAATTGTTTATTCCAGGAGGCAGGATGCCTAAGGAGATGCTTAGAGATGCTTTGGGAGAAACTTTTCTCTTCCCGACTCAAGGGATTATTACATCAGGATATGGGTATCGTCCCGACCCTTTTACAAGAGTTATTAGTTTTCACAATGGAATTGATATTGCAAATGTGGCTAATACGCCCATTTTGGCAGCAAAAGAGGGTATTGTAGTGACAGCTGGGTTTAATGCGGGAGGATATGGTAAATATATTGTTATCTCACATAATCATGGTTTTCAAACCCTTTATGCCCATTTAAGTTCTTTTGCGGTTAAAGTTGGTCAAAAAGTTTCAAGAGGACAAGTAATAGGGCGCATGGGAAGTACAGGATATAGTACGGGCAATCATTTACATTTCACTATTTTTAAAGATGGAAAAACAGAAAATCCCATGAAATACCTTAAATAA
- the flhA gene encoding flagellar biosynthesis protein FlhA — MLDARRSSVLGYLGLNNKSDLIVSIGLILIVAGFILPLPAFILDALIVVNLVVSLLIILIVLYSRRSLDFSVFPTLLLVMTIFGLVLNISSTRLILTKGINFDGQMIRAFGTFVVGSAGTQGLVVGFIIFLIIIAVQFIVITKGSTRVAEVAARFALDALPGKQMAIDSAYSSGNLTEEEATKQKNELQAEVNFYGAMDGASKFVSGNVKVGLLITVINIIGGLLVGITLQGLKLSDALNNYISLTVGDGLVSQLPALLISTATGLIVTRSIAKNSFGGEIVEQFTSYSGIYWIVSGFLLFLAFLPGFPTLILILLSFLIAFLAYSLSNLARNRELYESKKAEEDKISSYADKEIVPVVPLDPLALEIGYNLVPIVDDSKTSELLDRIIKIRREVALEFGIVVPKIRIVDNMRLEPNEYSFKLRGVEIGHGEIKLGKFLVINVGSDSGIEGDLTKDPSFGLPSLWVNDDGREMAEKLGYTVVDPPSIIATHMTELIKRHACEVLTRQDVQNILDVFKRDYGAIVEEVLKDFSVGEIQRVLQGLLREQVSIRNLVTIFETIADFTSITKDTFFLIEKCRQAIGRQIVSGYLDSNLELNVITINPEFEQKIIDSRFESNNDLISSLEPNLKTKFVYELFRLISEIQAQGYYPIILSSESARPVIRVLTSRELSDIVVISVLEVPKNVKVNVLKTVEVEE, encoded by the coding sequence TTGTTGGATGCTAGAAGAAGTTCTGTATTAGGATATTTGGGACTTAATAATAAATCAGACTTAATAGTTTCAATTGGTTTAATACTTATTGTTGCTGGTTTTATTTTACCACTTCCTGCTTTTATTTTGGACGCTTTGATTGTGGTTAATTTAGTAGTAAGTCTTTTGATTATTCTTATTGTTCTTTATTCTAGGCGTTCACTTGATTTTTCAGTTTTTCCAACACTCTTACTTGTTATGACTATTTTTGGTCTTGTTTTGAATATTTCTTCTACTAGATTAATTTTAACGAAAGGGATTAATTTTGATGGGCAAATGATCAGAGCTTTTGGAACATTTGTTGTTGGAAGTGCTGGAACTCAGGGGCTAGTTGTTGGGTTTATAATATTTCTTATTATCATTGCAGTTCAATTTATTGTTATCACTAAAGGTTCTACGAGAGTTGCTGAGGTAGCTGCTCGGTTTGCTCTTGATGCTCTTCCTGGGAAACAGATGGCGATTGATTCTGCTTATAGTTCTGGGAATTTAACAGAAGAGGAAGCTACAAAACAAAAAAATGAATTACAGGCTGAAGTAAACTTCTATGGTGCTATGGATGGTGCTTCTAAGTTTGTATCAGGTAATGTAAAGGTTGGACTTTTGATAACTGTTATAAACATTATTGGGGGACTCTTAGTAGGCATTACTCTGCAAGGTCTTAAATTGAGTGATGCACTCAATAATTATATATCTTTAACTGTTGGGGATGGACTTGTATCTCAGCTTCCAGCACTATTAATCTCGACAGCTACAGGACTTATTGTTACAAGATCAATAGCTAAGAATAGTTTTGGAGGAGAAATTGTTGAGCAGTTTACTTCCTATTCGGGAATTTATTGGATTGTATCTGGATTTTTGTTATTTTTGGCATTCCTTCCAGGGTTTCCTACATTAATACTTATTCTTTTGAGTTTCTTAATAGCATTTTTAGCTTACTCACTATCTAATTTGGCTAGGAATAGGGAACTTTATGAGAGTAAAAAGGCAGAAGAAGATAAAATATCAAGCTATGCTGATAAGGAAATTGTCCCCGTTGTTCCTCTAGATCCATTGGCTTTAGAGATTGGGTATAATCTTGTTCCAATTGTTGATGATTCAAAGACTTCGGAACTTCTTGATCGTATTATAAAGATACGCCGTGAGGTTGCGCTTGAATTTGGAATAGTTGTGCCTAAGATTAGAATAGTGGATAATATGCGCCTTGAACCGAATGAGTATTCATTTAAACTTAGGGGAGTGGAGATTGGGCATGGGGAGATTAAGCTTGGTAAGTTTTTAGTTATTAATGTGGGTTCTGATTCTGGAATTGAGGGGGATCTTACAAAAGATCCTTCATTTGGACTTCCATCTCTTTGGGTAAATGATGACGGAAGAGAAATGGCTGAAAAGTTAGGGTATACTGTGGTTGATCCTCCTTCTATTATTGCTACCCACATGACAGAACTTATTAAGAGGCATGCTTGTGAGGTATTAACTCGTCAAGATGTTCAAAATATTCTTGATGTGTTTAAAAGAGACTATGGAGCAATTGTTGAAGAAGTTTTAAAAGATTTTTCAGTTGGAGAGATTCAAAGAGTGCTCCAAGGCTTACTAAGAGAACAAGTGTCAATTCGTAATTTAGTTACAATTTTTGAAACAATAGCAGACTTTACAAGTATTACTAAGGATACATTCTTTTTAATTGAAAAATGTAGGCAGGCAATTGGAAGGCAAATAGTTAGTGGGTATCTAGATTCTAATTTAGAGCTTAATGTAATAACAATAAATCCAGAATTTGAGCAAAAAATAATTGATTCACGCTTTGAGTCTAATAATGATCTTATAAGTTCTCTTGAACCTAATTTGAAGACTAAATTTGTTTATGAGCTTTTTAGACTTATCAGTGAGATTCAAGCTCAAGGATATTACCCCATTATACTATCGAGTGAATCTGCGCGACCTGTAATAAGGGTTTTAACTAGTAGAGAGCTTTCAGATATTGTTGTTATATCTGTGTTAGAGGTTCCAAAAAATGTTAAAGTTAATGTGCTTAAAACAGTAGAGGTTGAAGAGTAA